From a region of the Coffea arabica cultivar ET-39 chromosome 3e, Coffea Arabica ET-39 HiFi, whole genome shotgun sequence genome:
- the LOC140038429 gene encoding uncharacterized protein yields MADNTGRETNTSTVDASASGTIVKQPEGKITPMVSTNHSEKPEKFHGLNFKTWQQKMLFYLTTLNLSRFLSEDAPKLSEGLTDAQAVSAIDAWKHSDFLCRNYVMNCLHDSLYNVYQIHKTAKALWESLDRKYKTEDAGAKKFVVGKFLDYKMVDSKTVISQVQEIQIILHEILAEGMLLSETFQVAAVIEKLPPGWKDFKNYLKHKRKEMSMEDLIVRLRIEEDNRGSDCKATTYVDAKANFVEYKQGQNSKGKKPTQNLGAKRENL; encoded by the coding sequence ATGGCCGACAATACAGGAAGAGAAACCAACACATCTACTGTTGATGCCTCTGCCTCTGGCACAATTGTGAAACAACCTGAAGGGAAGATTACTCCTATGGTTTCTACCAACCATAGTGAGAAACCTGAGAAGTTCCATGGCCTAAACTTCAAGACATGGCAACAAAAGATGTTGTTCTATTTGACAACATTGAATCTCTCGAGATTCTTAAGTGAGGATGCTCCAAAGCTGTCTGAAGGCTTAACTGATGCACAAGCTGTCAGTGCTATTGATGCTTGGAAGCACTCCGATTTCCTTTGTCGAAATTATGTCATGAACTGCTTGCATGACTCGCTGTATAACGTGTATCAAATACACAAGACGGCGAAGGCACTGTGGGAATCCTTAGATCGGAAATATAAAACCGAAGATGCCGGAGCAAAGAAATTTGTCGTTGGAAAATTTCTAGACTATAAAATGGTGGATTCCAAAACTGTTATCAGTCAAGTGCAAGAAATTCAGATTATCTTGCATGAGATTCTTGCTGAAGGCATGCTTTTGAGTGAAACCTTTCAAGTGGCTGCTGTTATTGAGAAGCTACCTCCTGGGTGGAAGGATTTCAAGAACTATCTCAAGCACAAGCGCAAAGAGATGAGTATGGAGGACCTTATCGTTAGACTTCGAATTGAAGAAGACAACAGGGGTTCTGATTGCAAGGCAACAACTTATGTTGATGCTAAAGCAAATTTTGTGGAGTATAAGCAAGGGCAAAACTCCAAAGGCAAAAAGCCAACTCAAAATCTTGGGGCAAAAAGGGAAAATCTCTAA